From the genome of Novosphingobium sp. P6W:
AACGCGAAGGGTTGGCCGCGATGGGCAGGGTCTGGGACAAAGCGGTCATCGGATGTGCCCGACAGGAACGGCAGCTCCCGACGAAAGCAGATGCTCGCAGTAGAAGCTCTGGTAGAGCGGCAATGCGCATGTTCGCCCGGTCCAATTATGGAGACACAAAGGCGCAGAGCGGGCTATCCGTCTGGCGGCTTGCGCCGCCCGCTTGTTGGCAGGCATCTCTCCCCACGAGCTGACATCCGTTCACTAAACTGCCGTTTTTTGAACGCCTAGAGTGGCTTGGGCCGGGGCCGCCCTCCTGTAAATATCAGCGCTAATTGGTACGCGTTGCCAGAGGTAAATGTCACGCTCGTAATCCCGATGTGATCGATCCCGCATACATTGCCGGGCATGCTGGCATTCTGCGTCATGGTCGCGCCAGGAAGGAGGTAATCAGTGGGTCCAGCGCCGGTCCGCATTCCTCGGGAACCCAGTGACCGCACCCGGGCAGCACGTGCGCCTCGACGTTGGTGGCGTAGCGTCGAATGTTTTCCGGCTGACTGGCGCCGAAGCCGCCATTGCCGCCCCCGCCAACGGCAAGAACCGGGATGGTCAGCTTGCTCGCTGCCAGCGCCTGATTTTGCACGATTGATCGAGGTAAAGCGCGGTAATATTCGAACGCGTGATGGAACGTCTGCGGCTTTGCATAGGAGCGAACGTAGCGATCGATCAGCTCATCGGTGAACACCGCTTGGTTGCTCGCATGATGGCGAATGAAGTGCGTCAAGAACAGCCGCTCATTGCCTTTCACCATCGCGTCCGCCAACTGATCGTCGGCTGCGAAAAAGCTATGATGCCAGCCCGGTGCCTCACCGGTCGCGACGAACGCGGGTAGCGAATAGAGCGTGTCGTCGGGTACAGTCGCTTCTATAAAAGCGGCCTTGACGATGTCGGCGGGGTGACGCGCGACCATCGGATAGCTGTTCCAGATGCCGATATCGTGCGCGACCAGATAGAAGGGTTTGTCCGGGCTGAAACGCTTGGCGAATTTGTACAGATAATCGGAAATGTCGACGCCGGTGTAGGAAGTGCGGGGCGCTTCCGACAGGCCAAGACCCGGCAGCTCGACCGCCACCACCGTAAAGCTCCCGGCAAGTTCCGGCATGAGGCGGTTCCACTCATACCATGTCTGCCCGAAACCGTGGACGAGGAGCACGAGCGGGCCTCGACCGCCGCGCACGAAATGCAGCTTCACGCCGTCAATGGTTTCGTAGCCGCCGCTGAACCCATTAGGAATCGGGAATTCCTCTTGCGCGGCGGGTAGAACCGCACGCGGCGCGGCTTGGATCGGCGCTGCTGTCATAGCGAGTGCAGCAAGCGCGAAGGAGATGCTGTAGGGCTTCATGTTTGATCCTCGTTTTCGAAGAAAAGGAGCGGGTCAGCGGCCTGACGGCGCGCGGTGACCGGGTGGAAAGGCGAAACGGCGTGCGGCCAGCGCGATGAGAAAGGCTATCAGGGCCAGCGCCGCGACAGCGGGCGGCAGCAGCGAGGTCCCTCCCGTCGTGAGCAGCACCCCGCCGAGCGCACCGCCGGCCGCGATCGCCAGGTTCCACGCAGTGGTCACCATCGCCTGTGCCAGATCGACGCCATCACCGGCCGCATCCGCCGACGCGGTCTGCATCATCGCCCCGGCACCGCCAAAGCCCAGGCCCCAGATGACGACCGCCGCATAGACGGCAATGCCCTGTTCGCCGGCAATCGTGAGGAGTACCGCGACCGCCGCGAACGATCCGATCGCAAGGAGTACCAGCACGCGAAGCATCCGATCCACCAGTCGCCCTACGGTCCAGATGCCGGCGAGCGAACTAAGGCCGAATGCAAGCAGCACGAGATCGACCCGAACGGCCGCAGCCGTCGTGAACGGCGCGATGTAGGTGTACAGGATGTTGTGCGCCGTCATCCAGGTTAGGATGACGAGCAGGATCGACACGACACCCGGCGTGGCGATGACCCGGCGTAGCGACGGACGATCGTCGCCCGTCCGACCGGGCGCATCGGGCACTTTTGCGATGATCCAGCCTATCAGCACGACGCTGAGCGCGGAAAGGATCAGAAACGATCCGCGCCACCCAACCAGACCACCCAGGAAGGTCCCCAAGGGTACCCCCAGCGAGAGCGCCAGCGGCACGCCAACCATGGCAAGCGCCATGGCCGGTCCGGTCTGGTCCGGACGTACGATGCTGCGCGCGTAACCTGCGAGAATCCCCCAAGCGAGCCCCGCCGCGCACCCGGCGACGAACCGCGCGACCAGCACGAGGCTGATAGACCCCGCCCATGCCGTCAGCGTGTTGCCGACAACGAAGCAGATAATGGTGCCGAGCAGTACCGGCCGTCGGGGAAGGCCCTGGGTCAAGCTGGTAAGCGGAATCGCCGCGAGCAAGGACCCCAGAGCATAGACCGCAACAAGTTGTCCCGCGATTGCTTCAGAGATCAGCAGGCCAGAGGCAATTTGCGGCAGCAAGCCAGCGGGAAGCGTCTCGGTAACGATGCACAGGAAGCCACTGGCGGCGAGGCCTGACAGTGCGGCGGTAGGGAGTGCGGTACGCGGCACCGACCCGCTTTCGACGAGGCCAAGCGAGGGGGAAGGCGGCATGATTGTCCTTATTCGTCGGTTCGTGCCTGCCCCGGGCCGTGACGATCCGGGGCATGGCTATTTCACTTAATGGTCGCTATACAAATATGAACTAGCGATGCAAACGGATTCTGTAGTGAACGTTAATGAAAATAAGCGGCAGCGGGGACGACCGCGCGGATTCGTGCTCGACGCAGCGGTTGAGGTCGGGCAACATCTCTTTCACGAGCACGGCTATGAGAGCGTCAGCGTCGCCGCGCTGACCGAGGCGATCGGGATTACGCCGCCGAGCTTCTACGCGGCGTTCGGCAGCAAGGCCGCCTTCTTCAAGGATACGTTGCGGCTCTATTCGGCCACCGTCGTGCCGCTGGATCGCTTTCTGGTTCAAGGCATCGCGCCCACGACGGCGCTCTGCGATATGCTACGCGCTGCGGCGCGTGCTTATGCCGCCCATCCACAGCGGCGTGGTTGCCTCATCCTCGAACATGCCAAGGCCGGGACGACAGATTGGGGCATCGCGGCTGCACAGATCGCAAGGGAAAATCGCGAGCGAGTGCGAGTGTTTCTCGAAGGGTCTGACAGCGACGCACCTGAGCGTATCGCGGATTACGTTTCTACGACGATGCTCGGCCTGTCGGCCGCTGCGCGGGAGGGATGGAAGGAAGCAAGACTCCTCGCTGTTGCGGAGACGGCAGCAGAGGCGCTGACTTATTGCGAGGCTCATGCAAGAGGGCCAGTTCCTTCCTGAGACGGCTTTCCCGATTGGATTTTTTTGAGAAAAGCGACGAGGAGCAATGTGCGTAAAACGGCCGTTTTCCCAACACACCGGCATACGGCCTGCCAAAGCCGGCCCCTGCCGCGGGTCAATGTTCATCAACCGGTTCGGAAACAATGACAGTAAAGGCCCACGTACATCAGCTATCTGCACAGAGGTGCCCTATAGGCGAATATCCGGTTCGGAGTAGTGTTGCGGAGATAGCTGACGGTCACGCGAAGTCGGTGGTCCATCCATCTCCACCGAACCATCGACCGAAAAAAGGAATCGGCCGCACCGGCGGGGGGGCAACTTGGTGCGTTCGAAGGGGGCGATCGCCCTCGGTGGCGATTTTGCACGGCCCTTTTGTTCCCTCTGCTGGGCACGTTACGGCGCAGAACGACCGCTTGGCGGA
Proteins encoded in this window:
- a CDS encoding alpha/beta fold hydrolase, translating into MKPYSISFALAALAMTAAPIQAAPRAVLPAAQEEFPIPNGFSGGYETIDGVKLHFVRGGRGPLVLLVHGFGQTWYEWNRLMPELAGSFTVVAVELPGLGLSEAPRTSYTGVDISDYLYKFAKRFSPDKPFYLVAHDIGIWNSYPMVARHPADIVKAAFIEATVPDDTLYSLPAFVATGEAPGWHHSFFAADDQLADAMVKGNERLFLTHFIRHHASNQAVFTDELIDRYVRSYAKPQTFHHAFEYYRALPRSIVQNQALAASKLTIPVLAVGGGGNGGFGASQPENIRRYATNVEAHVLPGCGHWVPEECGPALDPLITSFLARP
- a CDS encoding MFS transporter, which translates into the protein MPPSPSLGLVESGSVPRTALPTAALSGLAASGFLCIVTETLPAGLLPQIASGLLISEAIAGQLVAVYALGSLLAAIPLTSLTQGLPRRPVLLGTIICFVVGNTLTAWAGSISLVLVARFVAGCAAGLAWGILAGYARSIVRPDQTGPAMALAMVGVPLALSLGVPLGTFLGGLVGWRGSFLILSALSVVLIGWIIAKVPDAPGRTGDDRPSLRRVIATPGVVSILLVILTWMTAHNILYTYIAPFTTAAAVRVDLVLLAFGLSSLAGIWTVGRLVDRMLRVLVLLAIGSFAAVAVLLTIAGEQGIAVYAAVVIWGLGFGGAGAMMQTASADAAGDGVDLAQAMVTTAWNLAIAAGGALGGVLLTTGGTSLLPPAVAALALIAFLIALAARRFAFPPGHRAPSGR
- a CDS encoding TetR/AcrR family transcriptional regulator, with the protein product MNVNENKRQRGRPRGFVLDAAVEVGQHLFHEHGYESVSVAALTEAIGITPPSFYAAFGSKAAFFKDTLRLYSATVVPLDRFLVQGIAPTTALCDMLRAAARAYAAHPQRRGCLILEHAKAGTTDWGIAAAQIARENRERVRVFLEGSDSDAPERIADYVSTTMLGLSAAAREGWKEARLLAVAETAAEALTYCEAHARGPVPS